The Nerophis lumbriciformis linkage group LG05, RoL_Nlum_v2.1, whole genome shotgun sequence genome contains a region encoding:
- the lrrn3b gene encoding leucine-rich repeat neuronal protein 3, which produces MKDVSFVDRFFVGLALASFVVATDKRPDCPKLCVCEIRPWFSPSSAYMEAHTVDCNDLGLFNLPEKLPVGTQVLLLQTNNVVRIDKPLDYLANITEIDLSQNNVSSMSDVHLGTLPQLLSLHMEENRIQELPDRCLAELANLQELYLNHNLISSISQLAFQGLGRLLRLHLNSNKLQTIRREWFDPMPNLEILMIGENPVLSIDEMNFKPLSSLRSLVLTRMNLSQLPERALAGLDNLESISFYDNTFPEVPHSALRNAKNLKFLDLNKNPIARIQRGDFVDMLHLKELGINSMPELVSIDSFALNNLPELTKIEATNNPKLSYIHPNAFYKLPRLETLMLNGNALSALHRITVESLPNLREVSMHSNPIRCDCVVRWMNMNKTNIRFMEPDSLYCVEPPEYEGQHVRQVHFREMMEICLPLISPESMPGHIKVHSGSSVSLHCRAFAEPEPDIYWITPSGGKVLPNTVSDKFYMHPEGTFDIYDITEKEAGPYTCVAHNLVGADLKSVSVEVNGYFPQAPNGSLSLQINTVGTNSILISWKASPGTLAPNIKWYAPSNANHPAASFSTRVPSDVQIYNLTRLSPATQYKVCVDVRSIHYKHDTKCVSVTTKGLELLAKETEKWDTALITAFGVLLAGISVGCLLIYATLRIRQLNGDLRKCDSKALLSPGHAPFFTRLWFSGRALPSGAEVKATVINVSDDAF; this is translated from the coding sequence ATGAAGGACGTGTCGTTCGTGGATCGTTTCTTTGTCGGCTTGGCCTTGGCCTCTTTTGTCGTGGCCACCGACAAAAGGCCAGACTGCCCAAAACTCTGCGTATGCGAGATTAGACCCTGGTTTTCTCCCAGTTCTGCATACATGGAAGCACACACTGTTGACTGCAACGATCTGGGACTATTTAATCTGCCAGAGAAACTACCCGTCGGCACCCAAGTACTGCTCCTACAGACAAACAATGTGGTCAGAATCGACAAACCCTTGGATTACCTGGCCAACATCACAGAGATTGATCTCTCGCAAAACAACGTCTCGTCCATGAGCGACGTCCATCTTGGGACTCTGCCTCAGCTGCTGTCcctacacatggaggagaaccgAATACAAGAGCTGCCCGACCGCTGTCTGGCAGAGCTGGCTAATCTTCAAGAGCTCTATCTCAATCACAACCTCATCTCCTCCATTTCCCAACTGGCTTTTCAAGGTCTCGGCAGGCTTCTGCGGCTACACCTCAATTCCAACAAGCTGCAAACCATTCGCAGAGAGTGGTTCGACCCCATGCCCAATCTGGAGATTCTGATGATCGGAGAGAACCCGGTGCTGTCCATCGACGAGATGAACTTCAAACCTCTCAGCAGCCTGCGCAGTCTGGTTCTCACCAGAATGAACCTGTCTCAGCTCCCGGAAAGGGCTTTGGCCGGCCTTGATAACTTGGAGAGCATTTCTTTCTATGATAACACGTTCCCCGAGGTGCCACATTCCGCCCTGAGAAATGCAAAAAACCTGAAGTTTTTGGATCTAAATAAAAACCCAATAGCAAGGATACAGCGAGGGGATTTTGTGGACATGCTGCATTTGAAAGAGCTCGGGATTAATAGCATGCCGGAGCTTGTTTCCATCGACAGCTTTGCACTGAATAATCTGCCTGAGCTGACCAAAATAGAAGCCACCAACAATCCTAAACTCTCCTACATTCACCCAAACGCGTTCTACAAACTGCCTCGGCTGGAAACCCTAATGCTGAACGGCAATGCGCTCAGTGCGCTCCACAGAATAACCGTGGAGTCGCTCCCGAACCTCAGAGAGGTTAGTATGCACAGCAACCCCATCCGCTGTGACTGCGTGGTACGCTGGATGAACATGAACAAGACCAACATCCGCTTCATGGAGCCCGACTCCTTGTACTGTGTGGAGCCCCCGGAGTACGAAGGCCAGCATGTCCGACAGGTGCACTTCAGGGAGATGATGGAGATTTGTCTGCCGCTTATCTCCCCGGAAAGCATGCCCGGGCATATTAAAGTGCACAGCGGGAGCTCGGTGTCGCTCCATTGCCGGGCATTTGCTGAACCGGAGCCAGACATCTACTGGATCACACCGTCCGGGGGTAAAGTTCTCCCCAACACGGTGTCCGATAAGTTCTACATGCATCCGGAAGGGACCTTCGACATCTATGACATCACTGAAAAAGAAGCGGGCCCTTACACGTGTGTTGCTCACAACCTGGTCGGAGCTGACCTGAAGTCAGTGTCGGTAGAGGTGAACGGATACTTCCCCCAAGCTCCAAACGGTTCTCTCAGTCTCCAGATCAATACAGTGGGGACAAACTCCATCCTGATTTCCTGGAAGGCCAGCCCGGGCACTCTGGCTCCTAACATCAAGTGGTACGCCCCGTCAAACGCGAACCATCCGGCCGCCTCCTTTTCCACCAGGGTGCCGTCCGACGTCCAAATCTACAACCTGACGCGCCTCAGCCCCGCCACTCAGTACAAAGTGTGCGTGGACGTCCGCAGCATCCACTACAAGCACGACACCAAATGCGTCAGTGTCACCACCAAGGGATTAGAGCTCTTGGCCAAGGAAACGGAAAAATGGGACACGGCGCTAATCACCGCCTTTGGTGTGCTCTTGGCCGGGATTTCAGTGGGCTGCCTGCTTATTTATGCGACTCTGAGGATCCGCCAACTTAATGGGGATTTAAGGAAATGCGACTCCAAAGCTTTGCTGTCCCCTGGACACGCACCCTTTTTTACCAGGCTGTGGTTTTCGGGTAGGGCGCTGCCGAGCGGAGCGGAAGTGAAAGCCACGGTCATAAACGTGTCCGACGACGCCTTTTAG